A window of the Kosakonia radicincitans DSM 16656 genome harbors these coding sequences:
- a CDS encoding HlyD family secretion protein encodes MMTPEQKFARWVRVSIASFLLMFVYFIVADIWIPLTPDSTVMRVVTPVSARVSGYVAKVHVQNNSQVKKGDLLFELDPTPFKNQVEAAEIALEQARLSNQQLDAQIVATQASLKTAQITAQNDRVTFERYQNLGAMHNVSQSDLDKARTTWQTSVQSVNNINASINALTIERGDRDDARNVTLQKYRNALQQAQLNLGWTQVRAEVDGTVSNLQLSPGFYAAAGSASLALVHDKTDIVADFREKSLRHTHTGTDAAVVFDALPGHVFKAHVTSNDAGILAGQEAVNGELSAPETSNRWVRDAQRMRIHVALDEPLPKPLPTGARATVQLYNSEGVFARFFSGLQIRLVSLLHYVY; translated from the coding sequence ATGATGACGCCAGAACAAAAATTTGCCCGCTGGGTAAGGGTGAGTATTGCCTCTTTCCTGCTGATGTTTGTCTATTTTATCGTTGCCGATATCTGGATCCCGCTGACGCCGGACTCTACTGTCATGCGCGTAGTGACGCCGGTTTCCGCGCGCGTTTCCGGCTATGTCGCAAAGGTTCACGTGCAGAACAATAGCCAGGTAAAAAAAGGCGATCTGCTGTTTGAACTGGATCCGACGCCGTTTAAAAACCAGGTCGAAGCGGCGGAAATTGCGCTGGAACAGGCGCGCCTCAGCAACCAGCAACTGGATGCGCAAATCGTTGCTACGCAGGCCAGCCTGAAGACCGCGCAGATCACCGCGCAAAACGATCGCGTCACCTTTGAGCGCTACCAGAATCTCGGCGCGATGCACAATGTTTCGCAGTCCGATCTGGATAAAGCCCGCACCACCTGGCAGACCAGCGTGCAGTCGGTGAATAACATCAATGCCAGCATCAATGCGTTAACCATTGAGCGCGGCGACCGCGATGACGCGCGCAACGTGACGCTACAAAAATATCGCAACGCGCTACAGCAGGCGCAGCTGAACCTCGGCTGGACGCAGGTGCGCGCGGAAGTGGATGGTACTGTCAGTAACCTGCAATTAAGCCCCGGTTTTTACGCCGCTGCCGGGAGCGCTTCGCTGGCGCTGGTGCATGATAAAACCGATATCGTGGCGGATTTCCGCGAGAAGAGCCTGCGTCATACCCATACCGGAACCGATGCCGCAGTGGTTTTCGATGCTCTGCCGGGGCACGTGTTTAAAGCGCATGTGACCAGCAACGACGCGGGGATTCTGGCGGGTCAGGAAGCGGTAAATGGCGAGCTTTCCGCGCCGGAAACGTCGAACCGCTGGGTGCGTGATGCGCAGCGGATGCGGATCCACGTAGCGCTCGATGAGCCATTACCGAAGCCGTTGCCGACCGGCGCACGCGCAACGGTGCAGCTCTACAACAGTGAAGGGGTCTTTGCCCGCTTCTTCTCCGGCCTGCAAATCCGCCTGGTAAGTTTGCTGCACTATGTCTATTAA